The Jaculus jaculus isolate mJacJac1 chromosome 1, mJacJac1.mat.Y.cur, whole genome shotgun sequence nucleotide sequence GTGCTCTTTGAGACTCTATTCTAGACTGAGTAATAAAAATGTTGCATGACAGAAGAAATTTCAAAGAATTATACCATTTATTAATGGAAATAACATAAACTATAATGAATAATgacaatagaattttttaaatttttttgttcattttttatttatttatttgaaattgacagagagagagggagataaaaagacacatagagagggaatgggcattccagggcctccagccactgaaaacaaactgcagacacatgtgtccccttgtgcatctggctaacgtgggtcctggggaagcgagcctcgaaccggggtccttaggcttcacaggcaagcacttaactgctaagccatctctccagcccaacaatagcaTTTTTAACTAGTAAAAACGTGTGTCATATTCAACAAATTCTGGAAGAACAAGTGACTACTTCATATctagtttctttttccttggttcTTGTTGCTTCTTTCTCTGAATGGGTCTTTTCTCatgtgaactttaaaaaattcctcAAATTTTTACAACTAAACCAAGTTTCTAACAGTACCTATCCTTTTCTATCTCAAAagtgcaaagcaaaaggacccaggtttgattctctaagacccacataagcaagatgcacaaggtggcacatgtgtcaggagttcctttgcaacagctgaaggtcctggggtgcccattctctctctgtgtctctctgcctctttctttctctctctcactcagacaaataaaaattgttcttcttcaaaactttatttatttactagagggggcagagagagaataggcatagcaggacctctagccactgtaaatgaactcagatgcatgggatctggcttatgtgggtcctggagaattgaacctggattctcaggcttttcaggcaagcaccttaactgctaacccatctcacCTGCCTAAAAGTTATgtctttttctaattatttttctttcatagaaTTAGATACTAAAATATTGAGCACAGCATGTTATAGGTACAGTGGACATGCTAGTGTGGGTTCAAGTGACAGCAAGGGTTTCATTGAAGACCTCTGGACAtatgatacttttttaaaaatatcatacaGATCATCAGTGTGGCCAATGTCAGGTTAGGACATAAAAGTAGAATTTTAATTATCACAAAATAGCACTTCATTTATGATTCTATAGGGTATAGTATTTGAGAGGGTTCTggattttaacatttttgttgttttttttgaggtaggttttcactctatccagggtgacctagaattcactatgtagtctcagggtggcttcaaacttatggtaaccctcctacctctgcctccagagtactaggaTTTAAGGTGTGATTTGGGCTTTTCTGATGAatcattttaattctacttttctCTATGGGAAATGAATAGTAATAATACAATATTTGAAGATTGCAGAAAAGAGGAAATAGTTTTTTATGGTCTTTCTTGAAGAGTCTGAAGAACTAAGTACATATTTCCTTCCTCAATGCTTTGTTTATTAACTGtgacagggatctggcctatgtttttaccaaataaaattaaaagataagaaaTAATTGTTATAAGTTGTGCTTTATGTTTTAAGGTCAAAGAGTTTCAAAATCAGTTCTGAGTGAAAACATCATTTTGATCAGTCACATATTTTCTTATGCAAATACAAAtgttattatataatatacattcttCTGCCCTAAACAATATACATGTTTTCCTTTCCCATAACTCACCTCTTCATTTGATAAGAATATGGCATTGTCCCTCAATTGTCTAGAATTATCTTCCTTCTCAGCACTCAGTTTTTATTACTGGATATGTTGGGAAATGAAAACATCTTTAAATATAAATGCAGGAgaagtttcaaaaaacaaaaaaaaaatctctagtgGTTTGGGGACATGGAAGTTTTGTAAACAAACACTTCACTATGTAAACATTTTACTATTTTGTGTCTTGGAAAATCATGGAGATGGAAAGTTTCCAAGCCCTCACGTGGGTAGGATTAGTCATGAACTCTCAGAGAAACCTATTTAAATTCTAGTTGCAAATTAAGAAGGAAAGTTTcccttctttaattttgttttgtttttcttactaaGACTATGATGGGGACCATGTGAAATGGGGATGACGACATGATCTGGCTTGTcagagatgcttctctgtttgctTGAGATGAGAAGGAAGACTAAAGATCAAGCTGCACTGATTGACCAGACACCAAGAAGAATTTTCTccacagagaaaaggagaatgtcATCACTAGAATTTTCCAAGAACTGATACACAGTGAGATTTATAATTCATCCTTTTGAAATTGCAGAGAGAAGCTAAAATTGTGAGTTAGTGCTTAAAAGTATGGGTGTTGCAGTAAAGGCTACTATATTTAATGACATGTATGCACAGGCTTATTGGTACCCATGTATACTTGAGCTATCTGTGTCTTTTCCTGGTTTTCATACTGCCCACCTTTAATAGAAGTTGTACTACAAAGATCAGTGTCAGGAAATATGGATAAAATAACACACATGGAGCCCAAAGGATAGAGCCTAATACATAGTAAatgcaccaaaacaaacaacagccaTTTAAGAATAATCAAATCTTTGAGGAGAGGGAGGCCGATTGGAATTGCATGTCCTTTCAGATATAATGAGAATCAAACTGAGTTTAGATTTTTATCTTCATGTTAAATGCAACAACTTAGAATGCAGCAAGCAATACTATATATAGCTCTCCAATataatttttgttgtgttttcctcCAAATACTTTAATCCTCTAATAATTATTCATCCTTATTTTTGAAGATAAAACAGTAGAATGTAAAAAGTGCCTGTACAGAATCATAGCATGATGAACTACATATACTTATTTATGAATAACAGAATTTACCATACCATCCCATGACTACACACTGAGAAACTACACAGGAAAAGCCACGAAAGGTGATCAATGACCCAATTCTCACAGTGGAGTCTCCTGACTTAACTATATCCACATACTTTCCCTAATTGTGCTTGATGTTTTGGGCAGCACTTGATTCCACCCTCAGGATACTGAAAGAGGCTGAACGTTTGGACTGCATAGGGCTAGTTGTCATGGCAGGTGTCTCCCCTCAAATGAGCTAATCCCCAAGACAGCAGGAGAGAAGCTGCTCACACCCCTAGGGTAGGTGCcagtggaaggagaggaagggtgtCCTGCCATTTCAAAAATAGCAAAAGTATAAAACTTGAGAAATTTAGGGAAAATAGCAAAGCATCAGTGACAGGATAAAAGACATTAAAATCACAAAAGATCATATTTCCCAAATGGTCGCAAAGAGAAATATGCTTATAATGAGAGTATTCAGATacaaaataagtgaataagtTAAAGAATTAAACAGAAAGGTAGTTACTGACAGAATTTTTGCTTATTCTTTGAGCTACACATAATAATAGTTAATAAAATGTGTGCAAATGTGACTGATATCCAATGTGTGCACGTAAATGCACACAAAATGTTTGCATATTCTCTTCCAGCCtgtaactattttaaaataatttttaaaagttgccactttctgtatttttcttactGAGTGTGTTATAGAGCTATTCATCTTCTAAATCTTCATATTTATTAATAACACTTGATATAAACTTGAGTCTGATTTATACAAACATCTTTCCATGATTGACTAATGTGCTGGCTCTCTCCTTTCACAAGTTAATATGATATCCCAGCCACAATAAAAGAATGTTAGAATCAGAGGATAGGAAGGAGCACATGGGTATACTATCTTCTGGATTCCTGTCTATTACTGCATGACCATAATGGCAGTTGTGATGACCACCATAAGACTTGCATGATATTGAGCTCATTGACATTTTGGCATTGATGACAGAgatgagcaacaacaacaaaaattaccaaAACAGAAAATGGTCTAATTGGATGGAAGAGAGAGTTcagtggaagagaggagagaagtagTGTCAatggaggatattataatcaagTAACATTATACTAGTATGAAAAtttatcaaaaagaaataaaatctgaaatatgGTGTTGAATGATTAAAGAAAATTAAGCATCCACATGAGCTGACAGCAGTATCACAAGAGAAACAGATCAAAGGCTTCATTTGTCTGTTGCAAATTCTAAGATTTTTAGCTAGAGATGACTTGTAATACTGATGTGCCATACTAACGTTCATTATAATGCTTTTCCTTCTCATTCacttttagaatatattttacaGTGAATGTTATTGctataaacatttaaaactaaattgtttactaatatattttatatatgaattaGATAGACAAATCAACTTATTGTAATTTTAGGAgttataatttaaaatagaatggcattttaagtttttgttttttattttattttatttttggtaaggAATGAGGAGTCTAACTataccccaggttgacctgggactcactcagtAGTTCCACATGgtccttgtactcacagtgatccttctacctctgtctccttaatgctgggattaaaagcatgtgccaccacacatatctgggtattttatttttataccatTTGAATTTCTATTTCAAATGTAGATGGCACATAAACATATTGCTTATATCAAGACCTTTAATGTGGAATACATATTTATCCCTATCATATTAGATGAAGTAAGACTGTCAGAAAGACAAGTGTTGCATGCTTTATCTCCTTTGTAGATCCCAGATTTTATATAAACACATGACATGAAAGCAAAAGAGAGGCTAATGAAAGGAAGGAGACTaggaggtgggaggagaaagCAGAGGTTATGTTTGTGGTTAATGGGTCAAAGTACATGCTGTACTTGAGAGAAATTATCTTTAGGAAACTACTTGTACAGTGAATATATGTgccaataaagatatttaaaatttaagcaGAATTTTACTCACATAATACCTAGACATCTCAGAATGCAATCATCTTTCGCAGCTATGTAGCAGTGAAGATGAGTGGAAAATCTTTCTGTAGGAAAGGCACCTACCTTTTCTTGAGCACATGATACCCATGTTTAGTAATTCCACATTTACCATTGGATACATTTTATATTCTCTAATTTGACACTCATCATGATAATCTTAAAAGATGAGCAAATATGTTATATATGGACATCCCTGGTTTATAAGAAAGCCACACACATTTCAAACATAACTATCTTGAAGTGGTACACATGATCAGACCAGGTAATATTGCATATATTGtgggaaaaatgttttaaaaagttagagCCTGACTAAAACCCAATATACTGTTTCTCTTACCCAACTATGTTTGCAATTTGTGTGCAAGTGATTAGCACATAGACTtctgatttagggctggagaccaCTCAACAAAACGCTCATTAATCAAGCTGGTGTTCGAGCCCTAGACCCCATGGAAAAAGCCAGAAGTCTTGATGggcctctttaatcccagcatgctgacactGATGGCAAAATTTTAGGTAGAGACAGGGGAGTACCTTGGAAGTGCATGGTGTTCATAACGAAGAACAGCAGATGGGAATCCAGAGTGCGAATCGACTCCTTCGAATGGGATGGACAGGTGAGGACCATCCTGAAAGgtgtcctcccacctccacacacaccatggcacatTATGAACACCAACACGCACAatactccttctccctctctctctctctctctccctctctttctctcacacatactcagaaaattcaaatacaattaaaaagatgtttcttttcatctcaacaaaataatgaaaagtttTAACATTTATAGATGGAAGGTAATATTATAAGACCACTTCTCCTGTGAAGTTTCTGCCGGTCTGATCAGAAGGACAGTTGTAGGAAGAGACACTTTATGTATTATCTATATAACAGCAAGAATagattctttgtttcattataaCCTCTTGGAGCATAAAGTTCCCCATCAATATGATCAGAAAAATTATATGCAAAGTCCTTGACAACTGCTTCCCTTTTGTGTTACTGCAATTAGTTATTAAGACAAAACCAAGAAGTAGCAGGATTGTTTTCATGAACTCATGTTGTATCTTtagatggtgattttttttcaatcCTCAATACTAAGTGATAGCTTCTGATTTGATAATCTGTATCTGACAATTTTTTCAATAGATGCttcttaaatgaatgaattaataaaatatttaagggccaCTTTCAGTGTAGACTTTTAAAGGAACTTTGTAGAAGTAGCCATGGTTTTCATTTTCATCCTAaaatgtgctttatttttttctatttatagatATGATCACCTCGAGATTGTATAGTGTTAGAAATAAAAACTACCAGCCTTCAATCTTCTCTGACACATGTGGATATTTCCATTCCAATAGAAAAAAACTACCTTTTTAATGCACTCAATAATTTATACTCATTGTAATCTGATTGATTTATAAGTATTACCTGTAACAAGGTGTCCAATTTTGCATTCTTCATAAAATAATAGCACTCAGTAATAATTTCATTCTTGATGCACTAAATTTTGGGTTCAATCAAAGTATAAACTAGGCAGAAgcattttttaagtcttttaatttttatcataatTGCAAAATTATAGGGGCACTACCTTGCATTCATCTTTTCCTTGGAAATCATGCAAAACCTGAGCCTTGTAACTGAATTTGTCTTCCTGGGACTTTCACAGAATCCAAATGTtcagaaaatattatttgttgtatttttgtttgtgtacATTGCAACTGTTGGGGGCAACATGACAATTGTGGTGACCATCATCTGCAGCCCTGCACTGCTGGGCTCCCCCATGTACTTCTTCTTGGCATTCCTGTCCTTCCTGGATGCATGTTTTTCCTCTGCTATGACTCCAAAGATGATTGCAGACTCTCTCTATGAGAAGAAGACCATCTCTTTTGAAGGATGCATGGTGCAACTTTTTACTGAACACTTCTTTGGTGGGTCAGAGGTGATTGTTCTCACAGCCATGGCCTATGACCGCTATGTGGCCATTTGCAAGCCCTTACACTACTCTTCCATCATGAACTGGAGGCTCTGTGGTTCTCTGATGGGGGTCGCCTGGGCAGGGggcttcctgcactccatcataCAAATCATCTTCACTTTGCAGCTGCCCTTTTGTGGACCCAATGTCATTGATCATTTTATATGTGACTTGTATCCATTACTAGAGCTTGCCTGCACTGATACTCACATCTTTGGTCTTCTGGTGGTTACCAACAGTGGATTTATCTGTATTATAATCTTTTCCTTGTTGCTTGTCTCCTATTGTTTCATCTTATTCTCTCTGAGAAATCATAGCTCTGAAGGGCGGTATAAAGCTCTGTCCACCTGTGGGTCTCATATTGCTGTTGTAGTTTTATTCTTTGTCCcatgtatatttacatatgcaAGACCTCCCACTGCCTTCTCATTTGACAAAATGGTAGCAATATTTTACACCATGTTAACCCCCTTACTTAATCCTATGATTTATACTTTTAGGAATAAGGAGATGAAAAATGCCATGAGGAAAGTGTGGAAGAGATTACTGGTAGTTTCTGGTGAAAAATGAAACCTTTTCTAAATAGTAATGTACatactaaataaatgaaattttcttaGAGAAAACTTTATGGATTGTTCAGTATCTGTAATGAGGTAACATTGTTCTTCAGAAATACCATGACTTTGGAGGTTATAACATGATGTTTTAATCTTTACATCAGTCATGTCCCCTGACTTGGAAATTCAACATCCTCatgtataaattaaaaagattgaattagatagatagatagatcataaAAAGCAATTTAGATCAAAATTATATATTGGACTTTTGGCTATTAACTTCATGGTTTGACAAATATATGAAAGATAAATATGTCAAGCATTTGAGTCAAAAACATTTTCAAGTTTTCACTTAGGACAGTGATCTCAGTGACTCTGTAGAAAAACAAACATAACTTAGGAAGAGTAGAAAGAAGAAtcttgacttctggttaagatgacaAAATAGAACCTTTGCCAGAGAAACCTAGGGGTAAAAAAAGAGGCAAGATAATGTACAATACACTCTTCGACCAAAAAGTTAAAAGTGTCTAAGAAATTATTAACCCACGTAAGACCCCTGCAGATAAGCATGAGGGAGTTAGGAGCTTCCAGTAAACCTATAATCAGTGGTGGGGCTTCAACCAGAAACTACTAGGAAGTGTTTCTATTCACTGGGCTCTGCTTTAGTCAGCCAGTGCATAACTACTGGGAAGGGATTCTCCCATTTACACTGGctttgcaaaaccaaaatatCAGGAGCATACTTGTACCAACTGAACAGCTCCGTAACACCTGGAGACAACCTCCCCTCTACCATGAACAAGCTCCAGAAACAGAACTTGAGATGTCAGGACACCAAGGGATCTGAACCACCCCCTCTTTCCACAGAATTCAGCACAGCTGATCTGAAGAACAGACCAATATAGCCAGCTGAGCAGAGCGCATTGTACATCGAAGAGGGAACCAACTTCACATAGGTGAAATTAAAAATGCACctcaagggctagaaagatggctaagtgtttaaaggtacctgcttgtaaagcctggtggcctggatttgattttccagtatgcatctgtagttcatttgcattggcaaaaggccctgacatgccttttttctatctctcattttttctctttctcccctcctgctctccttctctgcttgaaaataaattaaaaacaaatgattttaaaGACACCCCAGGAGCATGGGGTTACATGCCAAGGGTAGGGGTAGATGCCATTCCAGGATGGCTTCCTAGTAGGGGCAAACAAACAgaaggtcagcctgaagtagggCCACATCATTGTGAGACAAGGCTGAGCATGggggttacccaccaaggctagaCCATTCCAGGGCAGCTCCGTGGGAGGGGACAAACCACGGTAATAGGAAGGGCAGTGTGAAATTGTGAGACCTGGCTGAGCTCCAGGGTTATGCATCTGGCCTAGATGCCATATCAGGGTGGCCACGTGGAAGGGGATAGCCCTAGGGAAGGTCAGCCACCAGCAAGGTCATGTCCTTTTGAGATAAGGCTGAGCACAGAGTTCATGCACCAGGGCTAGAAAAAGTCTAGGGAAGCTGTTGGAGAGGCACAAACCAGTGGAAGGTCAGTGGCGAGCAGCTGACCAACACGGATTCTACTTCTCTCACCAATCCTGcaagtcccccccccaccccaaatattTGTCTGAATAAGGGCTGAGGCAGAGGACAACTATGTGTGGGCTGCAAGTTCCAGGAGAAACTTGGAGCTGATATCACTCCAAAAAGCCAGACAGCAAGTAAGACTGGAAGAAAAGCGCTCATATTAGACACCATGCAGGCCAGGCCTCCCAAGGTTTTATGCAGATTTGCAgggaggtggcacacacataaaGGAGATTTTGGTCAGGCTCAAGTGCACCCACCCCAACCCACTGGATAGTTTTCAATTCCATACCTACCATGATCAACTAAGACCAGGCCACCCAACACAGCCTATACAAGAGCTGCTATTGCTGCATCCTCAGTGAGACAACTGATCTTAAGATGTACAGACCCCAGCACAacgaaaatacacacacacacacacacacacacacacacacacacatacacaccactcaGCAAAGGGATTCCCCACCAGGATTACCTATGCCCACAATGGAAAACTCCAATGAAAGCTTAAAGGACACCCAAGGCAAAGAAGCTCAAAACGAAATGTCAACAAGCATTTTACATTAATTTAATGAAACCATGATCAAATGGGTGGTTGAATGGGGAATGGAAAGAAACTGGACAAAGAATAATCAAGCAGGCACTCtaagaatggctgaaggaaacaAGAAAACTCAAATTACAAACCAAAGTTTGTTTCAATGAATTGGaagaaaagtaatgaaaagaACTCAAAGGATAGATGAAGAATATGGAAGATAATCAACAAAAATGACTCAATCTGATGGCTGAAGGAACTCAGAATCAGGAACAGTGTTCCATACATGTCTTTGAAAAGAGATCAACAGAAGGATAAAGGAATTTGAGgagaatcaacaaataaatgagtcGTGGGCCAATGAAACAATCTCAGAGAGGACATATCtaaatgcaggaatgaactctTAGAGACAATACAAaggtcaaatcaagaaatgaaaatagaagcctggcatggtagcacacgcctttactcccagcacttgggaggcagaggaaggaggattgccatgagttcaaggccaccctgagactgtatagtgaattctagagtgagacactaccttgaaaaaaaagagaataaaagaaatgaaaatagagctgggtgtggtggtgcatgtctttaatcccagcacttgggaggcataggtaggaggatctctatgagttcacggccaccctgagactacatggtgaattccaggccagcctgaggtagagtgaaaccatgcctcagaaaacaaacaaacaaaaaaaagaaaatagaattcaagaaagagatggaaatgTTGAAGAAAGCATAACAGAAAACATAAATACAATAACCCTCTTGGAAGGCTCCCAAGGAAACCTCATCAACAGAATAAATCACATGGAGGACAGAATTTTGAATTCAAAGACAAAACACAATTAGACTGGGACTCCAAAAACATTgtaaagttcaaaaaaatcatgcaaacagaatatgaagAAACTTGGGAACACCTAAAAATAACCAAATACTCAGATTATTGGCATACAGGAAGCTGAAGAAAAAAGTAGACAAATGGAATGCATGGTCACTAATCCAGTTCAACAGACAATACTTGAGTAATCCTGTGAACTAAAGAGAACTAAAAGCACAAACATGGGATAGCAGGAAAGAATAAGCCATATAATAAACCAATGTACATTAATGGAAGACAGTAACAGAAACATAGCAAGTGCTGAAAAGTCAAGAATGACTGCAGTAAATacccatttttaaataattactctTAATAAAAATGGTCTCAATGCTCCACCCAAAAGTCACAGACTTACAGACTGGATAAAAAGACagatttgggctggggaaatggattagtggttaaggcattttcctacaaagcttaaggaccgcggttgagttccccaggacccacataagccagatgcacagggggtgcaagtgtctagagttcttttgctgtggctggagtccatggtgtgcacattctctctttctctctgcctcttccactctctctctttctatctcttagataaataaagaaataaaatatttttaaaaagacagattccttctgtttgttgcctccaagatacttacctctccataaaagacagacacatttagggtaaaagaatggaaaatgttatttcaatcAAATGAACcatgaaaacaagcaggtgttggtGTTCTAATATATCTGACAGGACAGATTTCAAATCAACCTTAGAAGATATAAAGATGTACTAATTAAGGGAATAATCCAATGAGAGGAAGTATAATTATAATCATATATGTATTGAACATGGGTGCACCCAGTTTTATTAAACACTACTACAAATTGCAGATTACCCCAAGAAGAGTAGTAGTTGAGTGACGTCAATACCCAGTTCTCACCAAACAACAAATCATCTTagccataaatttaaaaaaaaaaaaaagaaagaaagaaagaaaagaggcctggggaggtggctcagtggtgaaaggtgcatgtttgcaaagtctgcaggctagggttcaattccccagtacccacataaagccagatgtacaaagtaatacacacatgtggagtttgtttgcagcggcaagaggccctagggAACCTCTTCTCTCTCATGCGCACAtgatctctcactctctctgtttctctttgtatctctttcagtctttctgtccctgtctctatctacctatttctgtctctatctctcataaataagtaaaatatgaaaaataagcataaaaatctgaattaaataacataacaaatggacctaactgcAGTCTACAGAATATTCTATCCTAGTGCTGCATAgttcacattattttcagcagcacatagaatattctctgaaatagattatataataggacacaaagcaaatcttaacaaatagtgGAAATCTCAAATTTAAGTCCTTATAGTCTATTTGATCACAATTagataaaactacaaatcaacagcaaaaaaagACAATAGAACTTTAtacaaattcatgaaaattaaatatactaTTGAATGGTGAATTGGCCAttgaagaaaccaagaaagaaaccaaaaatttTCTATAATCagatgacaataaaataaaacatagaaagCCTATGgatcacaatgaaggcagtcctgagaggtaaatttatagttttaagtacTTATCATAAGAAATGAGATTTGTCATCAACAAATATcctaattaattaatcaatactATACCTTAAGACATTAGAGAAAGAATAAGCTAACCCCAAAATCCACAgatagaataaaataatgaagataGGTACaaaattcatgaaatagaaaccaaacacacacacatacacacacacacacaaagaatcaatgaatgaAAGAGTTTATTCTTTCAGAAGGATAAACAGGATCAATAAGATTATTCACCCTAGCAAGTGAGTTTTAGCTCAGAGATGCAGGATGGTTCGATGTACACAAATCAATATATCATGCAAATGGtttcaaagacaaaaatcacatgatcatctcagtagatacagaaagggcatttgacaaaatccaacactgCTTCATCATTACAGTCCTAAGAATTACAAATAGAAAGAATGCATATAagcataataaaatctatttatgacaaacagatagccaacattatattaaatggggaaaaactagaagtatttctactaaaatcaggaacaagacaagggtgagcACTTACTcaaat carries:
- the LOC123463964 gene encoding olfactory receptor 4C15-like; this encodes MQNLSLVTEFVFLGLSQNPNVQKILFVVFLFVYIATVGGNMTIVVTIICSPALLGSPMYFFLAFLSFLDACFSSAMTPKMIADSLYEKKTISFEGCMVQLFTEHFFGGSEVIVLTAMAYDRYVAICKPLHYSSIMNWRLCGSLMGVAWAGGFLHSIIQIIFTLQLPFCGPNVIDHFICDLYPLLELACTDTHIFGLLVVTNSGFICIIIFSLLLVSYCFILFSLRNHSSEGRYKALSTCGSHIAVVVLFFVPCIFTYARPPTAFSFDKMVAIFYTMLTPLLNPMIYTFRNKEMKNAMRKVWKRLLVVSGEK